The genomic interval GGGCCATCGGCGGCTCGACCAATGCCGTGATCCACCTGATCGCGATTGCCGGGCGCATGGGCGTGCCGCTGTCGCTGGACGACTGGGACCGCCTGGGCCGCGACATCCCCACCATCGTCAACCTGATGCCGTCGGGCGAGTACCTGATGGAAGACTTCTACTACGCCGGTGGCCTGCCGGTGGTGATGAAGCGCCTGCTCGAAGCCGGTTTGCTGCACGGCGACGCCATCACCGTCAACAACCGTACCCAGGCGCAAAACGTCGCGCATGCCGAGTGCTTCAACGACAAGGTGATCCGCCCCCTGGACAAACCGCTGGTGGAGCAGGGCGGCCTGGCCGTGCTGCGCGGCAACCTGGCCCCGCAGGGCGCGGTGATCAAGCCGTCTGCCGCCACCGCCCGCCTGCTGCAGCACCGGGGCAAGGCCGTGGTGTTCGAGAACATCGAGCACTACAAGGAACGCATCATGGACCCGGATCTGGACATCGATGCCAACAGCGTGATGGTGCTCAAGAACTGTGGCCCCAAGGGCTACCCCGGCATGGCCGAGGTGGGCAATATGGGCCTGCCGCCCAAGCTGCTGCAGCAGGGTGTGACCGACATGGTGCGCATCTCGGACGCGCGCATGAGTGGCACGGCCTTTGGTACCGTGGTGTTGCACGTGGCCCCCGAAGCCGCCGCCGGTGGCCCGTTGGCCCTGGTGCAAGATGGTGACGAGATCGAGCTGGACGTGGCGGGCCGTGGCCTGCACCTGCATGTGAGCGAGGCAGAACTCGCCCGCCGCCGCCAGGCCTGGGTGGCCCCGCCCGAGCCCGCTTCCGGCTATGTGCGCCTGTACCACCGCCATGTGCTGCAGGCCGACCAGGGGGCCGACATGGACTTTTTGGTGGGCTGCCGTGGCGATGCGGTCCCCCGCGATTCACACTGAGGATGCCCGCATGAAAACCGCCCACTATCCCAGCCTGGAGGGCCGCAGCGTGTTCGTCACCGGCGGCAGCTCGGGCATTGGTGCCGACATCGTGGTGGGCTTTGCCCGCCAGGGTGCCCAAGTCGCCTTCACGGGCCGCAACTCCGAAGCCGCCGCCAAGGTGCTGGCCGCAGCCAGTGCCGTCGGCCCCACGCCGTTGTTTTTGCAAAGCGAGGCCAGCGACGTGGCCGCCTTACAGGCCGCCATCGCCCAGGCGGCTACCGCGCACGGCGACATCAGCGTGCTCATCAACAACGTGGCCAATGACGCGCGCCACGACATCATGGACGTGACCCCCGAAGACTTTGACTGGCGCGTGTCCATCAACCTGCGCCCCGCCTTCTTCGCCGCCCAGGCCGTGGTGCCCGGCATGCGCCGTAGGGGGGGCGGGGCCATCGTCAACCTGGGCTCGGTGAGCTGGATGATCAAGGGCAAGGGCTACCCCGTGTACGGCACCTGCAAGTCGGCCACCGTAGGCCTCACCCGCTGCCTGGCCCGCGACCTGGGCCCCGACAACATCCGCGTCAACACCCTGACCCCCGGCTGGATCATGACCGAGAAGCAACTCACCCACTGGGTGGATGCCGAGGGCGAGCGCCTGATTGACACCAACCAGTGCCTGCCCGGTCGCGTGGTCGGTACCGACGTGGCCCACATGGCGCTGTTTTTGGCGGCCGACGACAGCAGCATGGTCACCGCCCAAGACTTCGTGGTGGACGCGGGCTGGACCTGAAGCCCGTGGATGGTTAGTATGGGGTTTTAGGGTCAAAATTTCACCTGAAAATAAGCTGCCTGTGCTCATCCAATCAGCACAGGCAGCTATTATTTTTATACTTAATCTTTATAGCAACAGCCCACCATGCCTTTGCCCTGCACCGTCACCCCCATCTGGCCTGCAACCCTGCAACTCGGCGAGGGCACGCTGTGGCATGCCGCCAGCAGCCGCTTCTTCTTTGTGGACATCCGCGGCCAGGCCGTGCACAGCTGGTCGCCCACCACCGATGTGCGACAGAGCTGGCAGATGCCCGAGATGGTGGGCTGGCTGGTGCCTTGCGCCGACGGCCAGGGCTTCATCGCCGGTTTCCAGTCCGGCTTTGTGCGCCTGACGCTGGAGCCGGAGCTGCAGATCGAGCGCCTCGGCTCCCCGCACCCTGACCAGCCCGGCCTGCGCCTCAACGATGCCAAAGCCGATGCCGGTGGCCGCATCTGGGCCGGCTCCATGCACCACGAAAATCCCCAGCAGCCCCTGGGCCAGCTCGCCTGCCTGCACCCCGATGGGCGCATCGAGGTGGTCGAGCACAACATCCACATCGCCAACGGCCCGGCCATCTCGCCCGACGGCACCGTCCTGCTGCACACCGACAGCCTGCTGCGCAGCATTTACTGCTACCGGCTCAGCGCCGACGGCCAGTTGCACAACAAAAACCTCTGGAAAACCTTCGCCCCCGAAGACGGCGAGCCCGACGGCATGACCTTCGATGCCGAAGGCCATGTGTGGGTGGCGTTCTGGGGCGGCAGCTGCCTGCGCCGCTTCAACCTGGCCGGCGACGAACTCCAACGCATCGACATGCCCGCCAGCCAGATCACCAACGTGGCCTTTGGCGGCGAGAACCTGGACCTGATGCTAGTCACCAGCGCCCGCGTGGGCTTGTCCGATGCGCAGTTGGCCCAGCAGCCGCTGGCAGGCTCGGCCTTTGTGCTGCGCACTGGCGTGCGCGGGGTGGTGCCGGGGGTGTGGGGATAGCCCTACTTGTGTGCCGCCCCGTGCAGGCTTTGCCACGCGGCCAGCTCCAGGGGCCGGATGCCGAATCGCACGGCATTGCTCGCGTGGAGCGCCTTGAATTCCGCCAGGACGAGCTGGACGAAATGGCCCTGGTCGGCCTGTGCAACGGTCTGCGGAATCAGGCCCCGGATGGTCTGCTCGGTGGCTGCAGCAGCGCTGCGCACGATGGCAGCAACCACTTCCGCCAAGGCCTGCCGGTGCCGTAGCCGAAAAATGTCGGGCGGCACCAGGTTTTGCTGCACGGCGACGTACTGCTGGCACGACCGTTCGTAGGCCCACACAAACACATCGCGCAGCAGCTCGACCCGGTTCAGCTCGTACACGCCCAGCATGGCATCCACATAGGCCTGCTGCGGCACGTCGATGAACGACAGCGGGCACAGGTTGTGGCGGATGAAAGGGATGTTGGCGGCCAGCCGAGACACGCGCTTGTTTACGTCCTCGAACGGTTGCAGGCACGGCAGGTGCACCATCAAGAAAAAAGCTTGCTCAAACGGGTCGGTGATGTCTGCCGCCATGCCCACCATAATGCCAAACAGCTCTTCCAGCCGCTGCGGCAGCGCCACCGGCAGGTACACGCTGCCGCTGATCTCCACCGCACGGCGGCGGATGCGCCCCACCGCCGCTGGGTCGGCCATCAGGCCGTCCGACAAGAACGCGTGCAGCGCGACCAGTGTGCCCGGCTCCACACGGGCGTGTTCGGGCTGGAGCACCAGGTACTCGATGGCCTGTTTGTGGTTCAGGATCATCTGGGTCTCCAGGGCATCCTTGCCAACGGCTGCCTGGCCAAAATTAACCAGGCGCTCGGTGTCCAGGCGGCTGTAGGTGTTGCCCTCCAGATGGGAGGAGGCCCACGACAGGTCGATGAGCAGGCGGTTCAGGATGTCGCGGGCAAAGGTGCCCGCCGGGGTCTGCTCCGCCGGGGATTGGCCCATGCTGCGCAACTGCGCCCGCAGCTCGGATGGCAGGTAGTGGGTGTGGTTGGGGTGGTAGTGCTCCAGGAACGCCAACTGGTAGCCCACCGGGGTACGAAGCTGCCGTGGCTGGGAGACGTAGGCCCGGATGTCTGCACCTTCGGCAGAGGTGGGAACGTAGAGCTCCGACGGGGTTTGCGCAGATGCCGCAGGGTGGGCGGGCAGGTCGATGGCGCGGTAGCGGGCCCCACGCCGATCCCCCAGCATCTGGATACGCCCCTGTGCCACCAGCAAGGCCAGGCGGCGCTGCAAGCTACGGCGCTGTAAGGTGCCGCCCAGTTTTTGCGCAATGGCTTCGATGCCGATGCCATCTGGCTCTGCGCCAACCAGTGCCTCCAGTACATCCAGCTCGTGTGGGGGGGTGACGCGCGGCATGCAGGGGGCTCCTCGGTGGCGGACGGTATTGCGCCACTTTAAGTGGCGCATAAACATTTTATACGCCACTTAAAGTGTCGTATATATGAATATGTGACAGATTGGCCAGAAACAGGCCCAGTTGCCACTGACGGGCTCGGCGTTTGTGCTGCGCACCGGCGTGCGCGGGGTGGTGCCGGGGGTGTGGAGCTAGGCCCGCGCGAACAGTCTTTTGACCAGGGAAGAGAAGCCGCTGCTCTTCTCGTACTGGGTCATGGCCAAGGTGTAGGTATCGCGTTCATCGATGCGCCCGCCCAGGAAGCGGGCTGCCACATCGAACACCAGGTCTTCGCCATAGCCTTCCTCATTCACTTTTTCCATGGAGCACATGTCTAAAACGCGTGACTCTTCGGGCAATGGCTCTCCGGTATTGGCAAACAGGCCGTCATCGGATGCCCCGGCGGCAGAGCGCACCAGTTGCCCCTTGGCATACAGGCTGTAGCCCCAGAGATTCACGACGCTGTGCAGAACGATAGCCAGCACCTGGCCCGTGGGGTAGAGGTTCAACACCTGGGTCTTGAAGTCTGGCCGTTGAACCTTGGCTCCCTGGATGGTCTTGCGGGCTTGGGTGTCAAAAAAGTGGCCCGGCAGGTCCCTTTCGCAGACGAT from Comamonadaceae bacterium OS-1 carries:
- a CDS encoding sulfoquinovose 1-dehydrogenase; translation: MKTAHYPSLEGRSVFVTGGSSGIGADIVVGFARQGAQVAFTGRNSEAAAKVLAAASAVGPTPLFLQSEASDVAALQAAIAQAATAHGDISVLINNVANDARHDIMDVTPEDFDWRVSINLRPAFFAAQAVVPGMRRRGGGAIVNLGSVSWMIKGKGYPVYGTCKSATVGLTRCLARDLGPDNIRVNTLTPGWIMTEKQLTHWVDAEGERLIDTNQCLPGRVVGTDVAHMALFLAADDSSMVTAQDFVVDAGWT
- a CDS encoding 6-deoxy-6-sulfogluconolactonase; the protein is MPLPCTVTPIWPATLQLGEGTLWHAASSRFFFVDIRGQAVHSWSPTTDVRQSWQMPEMVGWLVPCADGQGFIAGFQSGFVRLTLEPELQIERLGSPHPDQPGLRLNDAKADAGGRIWAGSMHHENPQQPLGQLACLHPDGRIEVVEHNIHIANGPAISPDGTVLLHTDSLLRSIYCYRLSADGQLHNKNLWKTFAPEDGEPDGMTFDAEGHVWVAFWGGSCLRRFNLAGDELQRIDMPASQITNVAFGGENLDLMLVTSARVGLSDAQLAQQPLAGSAFVLRTGVRGVVPGVWG
- the araC_1 gene encoding L-arabonate dehydratase; protein product: MSTESPKKRRSQHWFGGTSKDNFIHRSWMKSEGLPDDSFDGRPVIGICNTWSELTPCNQHFRQIAERVKHGVLQAGGIAVEFPVSSLGETLMRPTAMLYRNLASMDVEEAIRAHPLDGVVLLAGCDKTTPATLMGAASVDLPTLVVSGGAMLNGNYRGEAIGSGTHVWKFSEAVNAGKMTLPQFMQAESCMSRSAGVCMTMGTASTMASMVEALGVSLPTNAAIPAVDSRRLELAQRSGRMIVDMVERDMRLSQVLTREAFENAIRVCGAIGGSTNAVIHLIAIAGRMGVPLSLDDWDRLGRDIPTIVNLMPSGEYLMEDFYYAGGLPVVMKRLLEAGLLHGDAITVNNRTQAQNVAHAECFNDKVIRPLDKPLVEQGGLAVLRGNLAPQGAVIKPSAATARLLQHRGKAVVFENIEHYKERIMDPDLDIDANSVMVLKNCGPKGYPGMAEVGNMGLPPKLLQQGVTDMVRISDARMSGTAFGTVVLHVAPEAAAGGPLALVQDGDEIELDVAGRGLHLHVSEAELARRRQAWVAPPEPASGYVRLYHRHVLQADQGADMDFLVGCRGDAVPRDSH